GATAGGACTCGACTACATGGATGTTGAAAGTTTAAAAAAGATGAACAAAAATAAGAAGTTGGTTAAAAAACTCGCTAAGAAGTACCACGCTTTCCTAGCATCAGAAGCTATCATCAAACAGATTCCTCGTCTCCTTGGACCTGGTCTTAACAAGGCAGGCAAGTACTATTGCTTTTAACTCTTATTGCATGTTCAATGTCTTCAACTGTGTTTTTGTCACAAAAATCCATACCATAGTTTTAatcattataattattttttttatttttctcattgtTTCTTGTTTGTAAAAAGTGAATATTAATGTCGCCACTAACATAGTCAAACAATGGTGATCAGTCTATTCTTGTGAGTTAAACTGGTTGCTTTacacacatgtacatatatggAAGtggttattttataaaattatctaaAACTATGTATATAAGATGCCGTTGTATAAACATTTATTGGATTGTTATGATTGGATAGTATCGTACATGGAAGAATGTAATCATTCATTTTAGCTGTAATTTTGGGAAGTTTGACAATCatgtatttgtaattatttaactTGTTTGAACCCTAGAATAGCTTTTAGGCCCTTCGAGAATTAATTCTTTTGATTCATCTGCTTATTGGAATGAAATCTTTTAGGTGTTTCCAtataagaaccaaaaataattctATGTTGATGGCGCTGCCTTAGTATTACATTGTTTTTGTTTGGGATTGATCATTATGATCTCACTGTGATCCTATATGAGAATGTTCACTGTGTTTTTTGCCAACTAGTTACTTCTCCGTCTTCTCTTTCTCAGTCTCTAGGTAACAACGACAGCTTGAGCACTTTGTTAATTGTTAGGAAATTATTCTCTCTGTAAATGATCTCCTATTTCCTGCACTTTGTTAAATTGTTAGGAACTTATGAACAATGTTAGGTAGGTACACTGTTGAGTAGGAACTGCATATTTGATGTGTCCTTttatcttcatgatcatatttatcaatcataagatatattttttaattttaatattcggCAAGCGCGTAGCGCCTCGGATGTTTTGGCACTTTGGTGCCTTTTAGCGTCTAGTGCTTTTCAAAATACTGTTTTAAAACAAGGATTAAAACAAGGCTCTTAACTGCTGGATTGCCACTGTTCTACCATTGTCCTTTATTTGCATTACAGCTTTGGTAGATCCAATCTCTATCAGGTCGGCCTTGAAATGTTGCTATGGGTTTGAAGAATTTTTATCATGTGTGCATGTATGTGTTGGTTACTCTTATTGAATTCATGTCTCCATACTCCATTGTCCAATCTCCTTGTATATATCCTGATGCAGGGAGTCTGTTcatctatatatttaattttgaacttCTCTGGGTACATGTGACTTGTTATGCAAGGAAGTTTCCCACGTTGGTTACTCACCAGGAATCTTTGGAGGCAAAAGTTAATGAGACAAAAGCAATGGTGAAATTTCAACTTAAGAAGGTTCTTTGCATGGGTGTTGCAGTGGGTAACTGTGCTATGGAGGAGAAGCAGATCTTTCAGAATGTTCAACTCAGCGTCAATTTTCTTGTGTCTTTGCTGAAGAAGAACTGGCAAAATGTGCGTTTTTCAACAACTTTAATTGAATTATTGCATGTTATTTGATGGTTGTATTATATCTGTGTTTCAGTCTGCGTCAAAACTAATCAAACAATCTGTATGCTTTTGCTTATGTAAAATTACCATTGTCTTGTGCTATTTCCAATCAAATAAGCAATTTTGGTTTTCTGTTTTAATGGTACTACAATCCTTTTTCCATATGAtgctaataaaaatttatttgcaGATTTAAATAAGAAAATTGATATCCCACTAATTGTTATTTTTTTGGGTGGTTAGAATATTCAAGTTTGGTTTGTTCCATAGAAAAGTCGAACAACAATTTTGTTGCATTTTGAACATGTATTTGTAGGATTAAGTGTTTCGCCGATCTAAGTTAAATTCATCTTTGCAGCTTATATAGCCTTGGGATCTTGGTGTTCACGATGACTATTATTTTTATCCGTGTTATCTTTCTTTAGATTTCCAACCATGAgtttattatcataatctcaacGTTGTTTGTTTACTCTGTCAATTATAGTGGAGAGTACATCAAATTTTGTGCATCAGTATTCACTCTACAATGTTCTTACATACAGGTCAGGTGCTTGTACTTGAAGAGCACCATGGGGAAGCCATACCGAGTATTCTAGTTGGCTCCTTGCTCAGGCTAGTGACTGATGAACTGAAAGATCTTTGCCCTCTGTTACCTTTCATATTTACATCTATTATCAATTTTTTGTTATTGAGGGCACCAAACACTGATGGAGAATTTATTCTGTGTCTAAAATCAAATTTTTGTTTATTAAGAAATAGCAAATAGGTGGGGATGCAAACACTTACAGGATATTCTTATTCTGCTTCTAAAAGTTTGGATTTAATGCATTGTTGTGGACTCTCATGATTAGGGCATATTATGCATTGCATCTTTGCATTATTTGGACTTCTTGTCAAAAGTTTAACAAGTTGAGATATAACTCAAAAGCACACAATCATCTGAAGGCATGCAGCACTTAAGACTACTGGAGTAATGAGTTGTTAGCTTGCTTGCGCAGCAAGGCCGGGCTGTGGCGTTTTCTCCTCCAAACTCCGTAAGCTGGCTTTTACAGCATCCTCTGCTATCATCATTTTGGAGAACTCCTCATGGTTATACTGCACTTGGTTCCTCCCGCCAAATTCCACAGGTAACACGTCAAGGTCGAAGTGCTTGCGCAGGAGCTCCATGCTCTCTTTGTTCTTGGGGTAAATGAACTTCGCCTTTAGAAAGGTTTTGGAATCCAGGAAATATTTCACCACCTGCCGATGAGCAGAAACATATTAATCGttcgtttgtttgtttgtttgtttttgatTCTTGGAAGTTCATTGGAGAGTGAGATTAGTACCTTCCAAAAGGTCTCAAAGATTCTTGGAGGGTTGTAGAGAAATCCAACAGCAAGCCTCTCGGGGTAGTGACACTGCAAAATGTTTG
Above is a genomic segment from Musa acuminata AAA Group cultivar baxijiao chromosome BXJ3-4, Cavendish_Baxijiao_AAA, whole genome shotgun sequence containing:
- the LOC103980194 gene encoding large ribosomal subunit protein uL1 isoform X4, which encodes MKVCMLGDAQHVEEAEKIGLDYMDVESLKKMNKNKKLVKKLAKKYHAFLASEAIIKQIPRLLGPGLNKAGNLFIYIFNFELLWVHVTCYARKFPTLVTHQESLEAKVNETKAMVKFQLKKVLCMGVAVGNCAMEEKQIFQNVQLSVNFLVSLLKKNWQNVRCLYLKSTMGKPYRVF
- the LOC103980194 gene encoding large ribosomal subunit protein uL1 isoform X1 encodes the protein MSKLQSDVLREAISQVVGDSREKKRKFTETVELQIGLKNYDPQKDKRFSGSVKLPHIPRPKMKVCMLGDAQHVEEAEKIGLDYMDVESLKKMNKNKKLVKKLAKKYHAFLASEAIIKQIPRLLGPGLNKAGNLFIYIFNFELLWVHVTCYARKFPTLVTHQESLEAKVNETKAMVKFQLKKVLCMGVAVGNCAMEEKQIFQNVQLSVNFLVSLLKKNWQNVRCLYLKSTMGKPYRVF
- the LOC103980194 gene encoding large ribosomal subunit protein uL1 isoform X2, with the translated sequence MSKLQSDVLREAISQVVGDSREKKRKFTETVELQIGLKNYDPQKDKRFSGSVKLPHIPRPKMKVCMLGDAQHVEEAEKIGLDYMDVESLKKMNKNKKLVKKLAKKYHAFLASEAIIKQIPRLLGPGLNKAGKFPTLVTHQESLEAKVNETKAMVKFQLKKVLCMGVAVGNCAMEEKQIFQNVQLSVNFLVSLLKKNWQNVRCLYLKSTMGKPYRVF
- the LOC103980194 gene encoding large ribosomal subunit protein uL1 isoform X3 — protein: MSKLQSDVLREAISQVVGDSREKKRKFTETVELQIGLKNYDPQKDKRFSGSVKLPHIPRPKMKVCMLGDAQHVEEAEKIGLDYMDVESLKKMNKNKKLVKKLAKKYHAFLASEAIIKQIPRLLGPGLNKAVGNCAMEEKQIFQNVQLSVNFLVSLLKKNWQNVRCLYLKSTMGKPYRVF